In a single window of the Candidatus Binatia bacterium genome:
- the epsC gene encoding serine O-acetyltransferase EpsC gives MTALSIAPSSPSPAWDLAQVVEALATANADLLPRRQRMFGCHVLPSREALEGIITELRAALFPAHFGATDHSSAGIRNYVGHRLDVALFELQEQVRRGLLFASAHGDGDVGACERRAVEITREFALRLPAARTLLGSDARAAYEGDPAATSADEAVLCYPGITAITHHRIAHQLYELGAPLIARTIAELAHGATGIDIHPGARIGGSFFIDHGTGVVIGETCIIGERVRLYQGVTLGAKSFPTDEQGRAIKGRPRHPIVEDDVTIYAGATILGRIIIGRGSSIGGNVWLTRAVPPGSRISQAQVRDDLFDGGSGI, from the coding sequence ATGACGGCCCTATCGATCGCACCCAGCAGTCCTTCCCCGGCGTGGGACCTTGCGCAGGTGGTCGAGGCACTCGCCACCGCCAACGCGGATCTCCTGCCCCGCCGGCAGCGCATGTTCGGGTGCCACGTGCTGCCCTCGCGCGAGGCGCTCGAGGGGATCATCACAGAGCTCCGCGCGGCGCTGTTCCCGGCGCATTTCGGTGCTACCGACCACTCCAGCGCCGGCATCCGGAACTACGTCGGTCACCGGCTGGACGTCGCCCTCTTCGAGCTCCAAGAGCAGGTGCGGCGCGGGCTGCTCTTCGCGTCGGCGCATGGCGACGGAGACGTCGGCGCATGCGAGCGCCGGGCCGTCGAGATCACGCGGGAGTTCGCCCTCCGACTCCCCGCGGCCCGCACGCTGCTCGGGAGCGACGCCCGCGCCGCGTACGAGGGAGACCCGGCGGCCACGAGCGCCGACGAGGCCGTGCTCTGTTATCCGGGCATCACCGCCATCACCCACCACCGCATCGCGCACCAACTCTACGAGCTCGGTGCGCCGCTCATCGCGCGCACCATCGCGGAGCTGGCGCATGGCGCGACGGGGATCGACATCCATCCGGGCGCGCGTATCGGCGGCAGCTTCTTCATCGACCATGGCACCGGAGTCGTCATCGGCGAAACCTGCATCATCGGTGAGCGCGTGCGCCTCTACCAAGGCGTCACCTTGGGGGCGAAGAGCTTCCCTACCGATGAGCAGGGGCGGGCGATCAAAGGCAGGCCGCGTCATCCTATCGTCGAGGACGACGTCACGATTTACGCTGGAGCAACAATCCTGGGCCGGATCATCATCGGCCGCGGCTCCAGCATCGGCGGCAACGTCTGGCTCACCCGCGCTGTTCCGCCGGGGAGCCGCATCAGCCAAGCGCAGGTCCGGGACGATCTGTTCGACGGCGGATCGGGAATTTGA
- a CDS encoding pyridoxal-phosphate dependent enzyme — translation MNGAVATAKEIAASDPARYVLLEQFSNPANPAIHESTTGPEIWDDTDGRVDIFVSGVGTGGTITGVSRYIKKTRGKAIVSVAVEPSASPVLTQKRAGEAIKPGPHKIQGIGAGFIPEVLDLSLVDTIEQVTNEEAITYARRLTREEGIISGISSGAAVAVAVRLAQRPENAGKTIVTVLPDSGERYLSSILFEGVFDAQGAAL, via the coding sequence ATGAACGGCGCCGTGGCGACGGCCAAGGAAATCGCGGCTTCCGACCCGGCGCGTTACGTGCTGTTGGAGCAGTTCAGCAACCCCGCCAATCCGGCGATCCACGAGAGTACGACCGGACCGGAGATCTGGGATGACACCGACGGGCGAGTCGACATCTTCGTCTCCGGCGTCGGTACCGGCGGGACGATCACCGGGGTGTCGCGGTACATCAAGAAGACGCGCGGCAAGGCCATCGTGTCGGTCGCCGTCGAGCCCTCCGCCAGCCCCGTTCTGACCCAGAAACGCGCCGGCGAGGCAATCAAGCCCGGGCCGCATAAGATCCAGGGTATCGGAGCCGGGTTTATCCCGGAGGTGCTCGATCTATCTCTCGTCGATACGATCGAGCAGGTCACCAACGAGGAGGCGATCACCTACGCCCGCCGGCTGACGCGCGAGGAGGGAATCATTTCGGGCATATCGAGCGGCGCGGCGGTCGCGGTCGCGGTGCGGCTGGCGCAGCGGCCTGAGAACGCCGGAAAGACGATCGTCACGGTGCTGCCCGACTCGGGCGAGCGCTACCTCAGCTCGATCCTCTTCGAGGGGGTTTTCGACGCCCAGGGGGCCGCGCTATGA